The sequence below is a genomic window from Thermoproteota archaeon.
TGCAGTTTCACTAACTCGTCTCCACATTCCATTGATACCATATCGTTGAATCATATCAACAATTAGTTTTAGTTCATGAAGTACCTCAAAGTATGCAATCTCTGGTTGATAACCTGCTTCAACTAATGTCTCAAATGCATTTTGTATCATAGATGCGGCACCACCACAAAGGTCTGCTTGTTCTCCAAACCAATCAGTTTCAACTTCTTCTTTGAATGTAGTTTGAATTAATCCTGCTCTTGCACTACCAATTGCTTTTGCAATACCTAGTGTTCTATCCCAAGCTTTTCCTGTATGATCTTGGTGTACTGCAACAATTGATGGAGTTCCAAAATTCTCTAGATAAGTTTCACGAACTTTAGAGCCAGGTCCTTTTGGTGCAACCATTATGATATCAACATTTTTTGGTGCATCAATCCATCTCCAATGAATAGCTGCTGCATGAGAAAATGACAAAGCTTTTCCTTCTGAGAGATTAGGTCCGATTTCATCTTTGTATACTTGGGCCTGAATCATATCTGGAAGTAACACATGAATGATATCTGCTTGTTTGCATGCATCAGAAACTGACATTACCTTATGACCATCAGATTCAGCTTTGCTCCAGCTTTTCCCCCCTTTCTTGAGTCCTACGATGACCTTTAGTCCAGAGTCTTTCATGTTGTTTGCCTGAGCATCGCCTTGAATTCCATAGCCAATCACTGCAATAGTTTGATTCTTTATTGGATCCAAACTAATATCAGCATCTTTCCATGTTTTTGCCATAATTAGCCTC
It includes:
- a CDS encoding ketol-acid reductoisomerase, producing the protein MRLIMAKTWKDADISLDPIKNQTIAVIGYGIQGDAQANNMKDSGLKVIVGLKKGGKSWSKAESDGHKVMSVSDACKQADIIHVLLPDMIQAQVYKDEIGPNLSEGKALSFSHAAAIHWRWIDAPKNVDIIMVAPKGPGSKVRETYLENFGTPSIVAVHQDHTGKAWDRTLGIAKAIGSARAGLIQTTFKEEVETDWFGEQADLCGGAASMIQNAFETLVEAGYQPEIAYFEVLHELKLIVDMIQRYGINGMWRRVSETARYGGLTRGPMVMNASNKEEMKKVLKMIQDGTFNEEWISEYKKNGKNAFDRYMKETDAHQIEKVGKQMRKMMWPDSTE